The following DNA comes from Tepidanaerobacter syntrophicus.
CTTCAAAAGATAAATCATCTACAAATATAATAAAGCGGTAAGGCCGTTTTTTAAGGATTGACACTATATAGGGGAGGTCCCTCAGCTGGTCTTTTGTAACTTCTACCATTCTCAGGCCTTCCTCTCCGAATTCATGCACCAATGCCTTTATGGTAGATGATTTGCCGGTTCCTCTGTCACCATAAAGCAGCATATTGTTTGCTCCCAAACCTTTTACAAATTGGCGGGTGTTGCGCAGGACTTCATTCTTTTGTTCTTCATATCCTATTAGGTCGCAAATTCTGATGGGGTCAGGCTCCGGAATTCCTACAAGCCTTCCTTTTTCTCCTGTGCCTACCCATTTAAATGCCCGATACTTTGCAAAATCTCCACATCCCATATTATTGTAGAATTTTGCCAGCACATTTATGTTTGCATCCCAAATAGGCGAGCTGTTAAGCAGTATCTTAATTTCCTGTCTTTTGCCATAGTAGGTTTCAGGGTAGGGAAGGGTGGAGGCGCCCTTCACGGAACACATAATAGTAAAATCTTGCCCTGCTTTTTCTTTTATATATGCTTCAATAGGCGAAAAATCGAAGTCGTGAAGTATCTGAAGATGTGCCATATCTTTTTCAACAAGTCTTCTTAATGGCTCTTCCACATCATTTAAATCTTGCCGTTCGCACCGCAGGCTGAAAGGATTCTCATCCAGAAGTATAAGGTTTAAAATGTGATTTTGCCAGAGATTTCCCACCAGCGGCTCATTGTATGCCGCAGTTTCTCTAAGAAGGCTTGAAATAAATTCGTGGGATTTTGAAACCGTTATAATTGCCGCTTCTTCATTGAATATGCTTTCAAGCATATCAAGATATTTTCTGATGATATCATCATCTAGAATGCTGCGGTAAACCGTAAGGGATTGGGCTGTTGTTTGAATATCAAATATTTGTTGTTGAATTTTGTTCATTGCTATCTCCTTCCAACATATCTTAATTAGTTTCTGTGTATAAGATGCTTTGGGACTTTGCCGCATCTATCTGACCTATATTTATCACGGTCGTGAAAACACCGCTGCCCTTATTTTCTGCAACTACCCTGCCCCAGGGATCTACCACTATAAAAGCTGTTTGTTTCTCAAATTGATTTAGAGCTACTATAAAGAACTGATTTTCGATAGCCCTTACAATATTTAAAAGCTTCCAGTAAATTTCCTTGGACTTGGGCCATGCGCCTAAAACAAAAAGCACTTTCGCGCCTAGAGCAGCTGATTGCTTTATTGCCTCGGGAAATTTCAGATTAGAAATCGGAGCAATGCCGCAGCACACCCCGTCTACGCTAAACACCATCGTTTCATCCTTTGCTTCGCAAGACTTTGTACAACTTGCGATGATATTCCCATTAGGGTCTGCAGCATAAACCTTGTTGAAAATATCAAAGGAAATTACAGTGGTTCGGCACCTTGCAGCGGTGTTTTTTAATAATTCTACTGTCGGGTCAAAGCTTGTATTTATGTGCTGAGTCGAAAAAATTCTTGGCACCACAAGAATATTAGGCCTTTTTTTCTGACTTACGGCTTTTGCCGCAAGGTTTTGTATTTTGCCTGCCGCAAGATTTATATCTTTAAATGTCGGTTCTGTTTGCAGCAATGATATTTTAAGCTCAATGTCTTCCATTTGCACCAGCTTCCTTTTAAAAAAAAAAATCGGCTAAAAATCTTTATTTCGATTATATCACAAATTTTGCCTTATTTACTAAGAAGGAGCAATGTGATAGGATACTGATAGTATATGCCTTATCTTGAAAGGAGTACTTGCCATGCACTGTTTTAGACTATCATTATTGAAAAAGCCGCTGCTCGTTTTGCTTTCTTTTTCTATTTTCGCTTTAGGTTTTCCTTTTTCTGCCCTTGCCGCCACAGATGATGGGAAAAATTCTGCGGCTGTGCTCTGCTATCATCATATAGTTCCCGATGAAGAAGCAGCAGTAACAAAAAGCGAAGCTACGATTTCTGTTTCAGAATTTGAAGAACAGATGAGGTATCTTTACGACCACGGTTATTATACGGCTAGTTTAACCGATATAGAAAACTTTCTCTACTTTAATAAACAGCTGCCTGAACGCACTGTTTTAATTACATTCGACGACGGATATGAGTCTAATTATACATATGCTTACCCTATCTTGAGGAAATACGGCCTTCACGCAGTTATTTTTCTTATCGGGGGCGCGATAGAAACTCCATCTTCAGGGACAGCAAGCATACCAAAGCTTTCCCTTGATGAAATAAAGGAAATGTCAGAAAGCGGATTTATTGAATTTGGAAGCCACACATTTAACGCTCACTACCTGCTGGATAAAAAATCAGCCTTTGTAGAAATGAGCCTGGGTGAAATCACTAAAGATTTTGAAGACATGAAGGGTTTTTTTGACAAGGCAGGCGCTCCAAAGGTTTTGAGTATAGCTTATCCATATGGACAATATGATGACAAAATAGTTACTTCCGCGGTAGTTGAGGGGTATAAGCTGGGGTTCACCGTTACTTCCGGCTTTATATATCAGGATTCTTCTCCTATGACTTTAAATAGAATAATAGTTCCGCCGGGAATCGGTTTGGATAAATTCAAGACTTTAATTAACGATACATCCGAAGCCCTTCCTGAATACTATAACGGTTCCATTGTACTTTGTATAGATTCTGTCACCGCATATCTGGGAAAACAACCGGTTCCTTTAGATGCAGCTCCGACTTACGCGGACGGCAAACTGGTTGCGCCGCTTAATTTTTTCAAAGACGTGCTTAAATGGGATATTTTATGGGATAATAATACAAATAAGGTGGCAAGACGCATCACCACAAGGGAAGATGTATGGTTCCTGCTTCCGACTTATCTTTCAAGGGGACAGGTTATGGTGCCTGTAAGGGAGCTTGCAGAAAAAATGGGTCATCAGGTTATCTGGCATCAAAACGATAAAACGGTAGAAATAAAATGAGGTGTGAAGTATGAAAAACCAAAAACTTGCGCGTATCGATAAAATCCTTGCCGCCAGCGGCTATGGCAGCAGAAAAGATGTTAAAAAGTTAATAAAGGCAGGAGAGGTTTTGATAAACGGTAAGGTTGCAGGCGATGCAGGGGATTTAGTAGATCCCCAGGCAGACGAAATAACGGTATCAGGTGAACCGGTACTCTTTGAGGAGAATATATACATTATGATGAACAAGCCCTATGACGTAGTATCGTCCACTCGGGACGAATACGAAACAACAGTCATTGACTTGCTGGAAGGAGAGTACTTTCATAGGAAGTTGTTTCCCGTAGGAAGACTGGATAAAGATGCAGAGGGCCTTATATTTCTTACAGACGACGGCAAGTTAGCTCATCGGCTGCTGTCGCCAAAGCATCATGTGGCGAAAACATATTATGTGAAGGTTCGGGGAGCTTTAGATGAAGAAGATGTTAAGGCTTTTGCAGACGGCATAGAGCTTGAAGATTTTACCGCTCTTCCGGCAAAACTTGATATTTTAAAATCAGGTAGTATCTCCGAGGCCTATGTAACTATATATGAGGGTAAATTTCACCAAATAAAGCGCATGATGAAAACCCGGGGCAAAGAGGTTTTATACCTAAAGCGACTGTCTTTAGGGCCACTGAACCTTGATGAGGAATTGGAGCCCGGAATGTGGCGAAAACTTACGAAGGAAGAAATAGATTCGCTTAAGGAAATTTAAGGATAAGAGCGTAAAAATCTCCGGTAAAAGCATTTTAGCTTACTGCCGGAGATTTTTGTTCCTTCTAAAATAGAATTGATGAATTTATACTTTTTATGTCTTTACAGCCTGTAAGAATCATGGCTTGCTTTAGCTCATTTGCCATGGTTTCCAGCACCAACTGCACACCTTCGGCGGCGCCGCCAAAAGCACCGATGATGACAGGTCTTCCTACAAGCACTGCATCAGCGCCAAGGGCAAGGTATTTTAATACATCGGTGCCTGAGCGCACTCCTCCATCTGCAAGAATCGTAATCTTACCTTTCAACTTTCGGGCTATATCAGGAAGGACTTGGGCTGTGCCGGGGGTGCTGTCCAGTATCCGCCCGCCGTGGTTTGATACAACTATTGCAGCAGCGCCTGCTTCTTTGGCAAGTTCTGCTTCATCTGTTGTCATGATGCCCTTTACTATAAATGGCAGAGAAACCGATGAAATGATTTCTTTTAATTCATCTACGTTTTTAGGGCTTACCGGCTGGCCCATTAAAGCCATGGTTACAAGTCCTGCTCCGTCAATATCCATGCCTACCGCAGGTGCCTTTATTTTTTCGGCCTGTTTTGCCATTTCGATTATTTTTGGGTTTTCTCTAGGCTTTATAATCGGAATCCCATGGCCTTCGGCTTCTTGAATCGCTTCGATTCCGGATGTGTAAAATACGGGATTTCCTCCGTCGCCGCACATGCCAACAGTTCCGGCATTCTTACTCCCTGATATTACCATACGAATGTACTCCGCCTCCGGCACAGCTCCGCCCATATTGTATTCAGAGCCGGTTATAGGCGCTGATAAAATCGGCATTGAAAGGTCTATACCTAAGATGTTTGTAGAAATATCAGGATCCTTCGCATCGTGTA
Coding sequences within:
- a CDS encoding ATP-binding protein — its product is MNKIQQQIFDIQTTAQSLTVYRSILDDDIIRKYLDMLESIFNEEAAIITVSKSHEFISSLLRETAAYNEPLVGNLWQNHILNLILLDENPFSLRCERQDLNDVEEPLRRLVEKDMAHLQILHDFDFSPIEAYIKEKAGQDFTIMCSVKGASTLPYPETYYGKRQEIKILLNSSPIWDANINVLAKFYNNMGCGDFAKYRAFKWVGTGEKGRLVGIPEPDPIRICDLIGYEEQKNEVLRNTRQFVKGLGANNMLLYGDRGTGKSSTIKALVHEFGEEGLRMVEVTKDQLRDLPYIVSILKKRPYRFIIFVDDLSFEEHETEYKYLKAILEGSLEPSPENVLIYATSNRRHLVREYHSDRAEDELKSQDTLQEKLSLSDRFGITVVYLSPDKEKYLEIVEGIAKSKGVDIEPNKLRELALKWELWHNSRSGRTARQFIEDLLGKMGSV
- a CDS encoding nitrilase-related carbon-nitrogen hydrolase, coding for MEDIELKISLLQTEPTFKDINLAAGKIQNLAAKAVSQKKRPNILVVPRIFSTQHINTSFDPTVELLKNTAARCRTTVISFDIFNKVYAADPNGNIIASCTKSCEAKDETMVFSVDGVCCGIAPISNLKFPEAIKQSAALGAKVLFVLGAWPKSKEIYWKLLNIVRAIENQFFIVALNQFEKQTAFIVVDPWGRVVAENKGSGVFTTVINIGQIDAAKSQSILYTETN
- a CDS encoding pseudouridine synthase, with the translated sequence MKNQKLARIDKILAASGYGSRKDVKKLIKAGEVLINGKVAGDAGDLVDPQADEITVSGEPVLFEENIYIMMNKPYDVVSSTRDEYETTVIDLLEGEYFHRKLFPVGRLDKDAEGLIFLTDDGKLAHRLLSPKHHVAKTYYVKVRGALDEEDVKAFADGIELEDFTALPAKLDILKSGSISEAYVTIYEGKFHQIKRMMKTRGKEVLYLKRLSLGPLNLDEELEPGMWRKLTKEEIDSLKEI
- a CDS encoding alpha-hydroxy-acid oxidizing protein; its protein translation is MNLKEIRQAAREKMKGYCRVCKTCDGIACAGEVPGMGGIGTGSAFTANVKALADVKLNLRTIHDAKDPDISTNILGIDLSMPILSAPITGSEYNMGGAVPEAEYIRMVISGSKNAGTVGMCGDGGNPVFYTSGIEAIQEAEGHGIPIIKPRENPKIIEMAKQAEKIKAPAVGMDIDGAGLVTMALMGQPVSPKNVDELKEIISSVSLPFIVKGIMTTDEAELAKEAGAAAIVVSNHGGRILDSTPGTAQVLPDIARKLKGKITILADGGVRSGTDVLKYLALGADAVLVGRPVIIGAFGGAAEGVQLVLETMANELKQAMILTGCKDIKSINSSILF
- a CDS encoding polysaccharide deacetylase family protein produces the protein MHCFRLSLLKKPLLVLLSFSIFALGFPFSALAATDDGKNSAAVLCYHHIVPDEEAAVTKSEATISVSEFEEQMRYLYDHGYYTASLTDIENFLYFNKQLPERTVLITFDDGYESNYTYAYPILRKYGLHAVIFLIGGAIETPSSGTASIPKLSLDEIKEMSESGFIEFGSHTFNAHYLLDKKSAFVEMSLGEITKDFEDMKGFFDKAGAPKVLSIAYPYGQYDDKIVTSAVVEGYKLGFTVTSGFIYQDSSPMTLNRIIVPPGIGLDKFKTLINDTSEALPEYYNGSIVLCIDSVTAYLGKQPVPLDAAPTYADGKLVAPLNFFKDVLKWDILWDNNTNKVARRITTREDVWFLLPTYLSRGQVMVPVRELAEKMGHQVIWHQNDKTVEIK